A genomic stretch from Falco naumanni isolate bFalNau1 chromosome 4, bFalNau1.pat, whole genome shotgun sequence includes:
- the CCNF gene encoding cyclin-F isoform X1, with translation MKAGVIHCRCSRCFSFPSKRRIRKRPRVLTLLSLPEDVLFHVLKGLPAEDILSVRAVHSHLKYLVDNHASVWACASFQEIWPSPQNLKMFERAAERGNFEAAVKLGIAYLYNEGLSISDEGRAEVNGLKASHFFSLAERLNVCAAPFIWLFIRPPWSLSGSCCKAVVYESLKAECQLEKAQKGSILHCLAKVLSLFEDEEKRKQSLEMFEESSKQGCLISSYLLWESNRKAAMSDPGRYLQSLRKLRDYAAKGCWEAQIALAKACGNGNQLGLEAKSSSEMVSQIFQASLPVSKQSIFTVQKGMNETMRYILIDWLVEVATMKDFSSLCLHMTVGCVDRYLKLRPVPRAQLQLLGIACMVICTRFISKEILTIREAVWLTDNTYKYEDLVRMMGEIISALEGKIRIPTIVDYKDVLSNIVSLERRTLHLYSFICELSLLNTSLCVYSPAQLAAGALLLAKILHRQAHPWTSQLSECTGFSLEDLLSCVLSLYQKCFHDDVPKDYRQVSLTAVKQRFEDERYEEIGKEKMMSYSQLCSLLGVKREDPEPSPLHTNAVEIQTFLSSPSGKRTKRRREDSIKDDRGSFVTTPTAELSTQEESLLDNFLDWSLDSCSGYEGDQESEGERDGDVTSPSGILDMTVVYMDPGEHCCQDSSDEDNLAVEWDVDAAPPREAKLLGDTLSLSVYFTPRNPNLEGSSGYSSINSASPTSSVEGNLGVPLKPTSALSLGSAMKKEPCPPHYLESCLQSACARPSDGKCDRRQVKRKNVAEHSEERVNLGFLSL, from the exons ATGAAGGCGGGCG tgattCACTGTAGATGTTCCAggtgtttttccttcccttcaaaGCGAAGGATAAGAAAACGGCCTCGAGTCCTGACGTTGTTAAGTCTGCCTGAAGATGTTCTGTTTCATGTTCTGAAAGGCCTTCCTGCTGAAGACATCCTCTCGGTCCGAGCT GTGCACTCGCATCTTAAATACCTTGTGGATAATCATGCTAGTGTTTGGGCATGTGCAAGTTTCCAAGAAATATGGCCTTCTCCACAGAATCTGAAGATGTTTGAAAG GGCTGCTGAAAGGGGTAACTTTGAAGCTGCTGTGAAGCTGGGGATAGCGTACCTGTACAATGAAGGCT tgtcCATCTCCGATGAGGGTCGTGCAGAAGTGAATGGATTAAAGGCATCTCACTTCTTCAGTCTGGCGGAGCGTTTGAATGTGTGCGCAGCCCCATTTATCTGGCTTTTTATCCGTCCTCCCTGGTCATTGAGTGGAAGCTGTTGTAAAGCTGTGGTCTATGAGAGTCTCAAAGCAGAGTGTCAGTTGGAGAAA GCTCAAAAAGGATCTATTCTCCACTGCTTGGCTAAGGTCTTGAGTCTCTTTGAG gatgaagaaaaaagaaaacaatcccTTGAAATGTTTGAAGAATCTTCAAAGCAGGGTTGTTTAATTAGCTCCTACCTCCTTTGGGAAAGTAAcagaaaggctgct ATGTCAGATCCTGGCAGATACCTCCAAAGTCTCAGGAAGCTACGAGACTATGCGGCAAAGggctgctgggaagcacag ATAGCTTTAGCCAAAGCTTGTGGGAATGGAAACCAACTAGGATTAGAAGCTAAATCTTCCAGTGAAATGGTGTCTCAAATCTTTCAAGCTTCCCTTCCTGTCAGCAAGCAAAGTATCTTCACTGTGCAGAAAGGAATGAATGAAACAATGAG GTACATCCTGATTGATTGGCTGGTAGAAGTGGCCACCATGAAAGACTTTTCTAGCCTATGCCTTCACATGACAGTGGGATGCGTGGATCGTTATTTGAAGCTGAGACCTGTACCTCGGGCTCAACTCCAACTTTTGGGAATAGCCTGCATGGTCATTTGCACACG CTTCATCAGCAAAGAGATCTTGACAATACGGGAAGCTGTGTGGCTAACGGACAACACATACAAGTATGAGGACTTGGTCAGAATGATGGGTGAAATCATTTCTGCCCTGGAAGGAAAGATAAGG ATACCTACCATTGTGGACTACAAAGACGTATTGTCAAACATAGTCTCACTAGAGAGAAGAACTCTTCACCTTTACAGCTTCATTTGTGAACTGTCACTCTTAAACACAAGCCTTTGTGTGTATTccccagctcagctggctgctggagcactACTGCTGGCTAAGATACTACATAGGCAAG CACACCCCTGGACCAGCCAGCTGTCTGAGTGCACCGGTTTCTCTCTCGAAGACCTGTTGTCCTGTGTGCTAAGCCTCTACCAAAAGTG TTTCCATGACGATGTCCCAAAGGATTATAGGCAGGTGTCCTTAACTGCTGTGAAACAACGATTTGAAGATGAGCGTTATGAAGAAATAGGCAAAGAAAAG aTGATGAGTTACAGCCAGCTCTGTTCATTGTTGGGTGTGAAACGGGAGGACCCAGAGCCCAGCCCCTTGCACACAAATGCGGTGGAGATTCAGACTTTCCTTAGCTCTCCCTCTGGAAAGAGAACTAAAAG gaggagggaagacaGCATTAAGGATGACAGAGGCAGCTTTGTGACCACACCCACAGCAGAGCTATCCACCCAGGAAGAAAGCCTTCTAGATAACTTCCTAGACTGGAGTTTGGATTCCTGCTCTGGCTATGAAGGTGATCAGGAAAGTGAAGGCGAGCGAGATGGAGACG TGACAAGTCCCAGTGGGATCTTGGACATGACAGTGGTCTATATGGACCCTGGAGAGCACTGCTGTCAGGACTCCAGTGATGAAGACAACCTAGCTGTAGAGTGGGATGTGGATGCAGCACCACCGAGGGAGGCTAAGCTGCTGGGTGACACTCTCAGCCTCTCAGTATATTTCACCCCAAGAAATCCTAACCTGGAAGGGAGCTCAGGCTACTCTTCCATCAACAGTGCCAGTCCTACATCCTCTGTAGAAGGCAACCTTGGAGTACCTCTCAAACCTACCTCAGCACTGTCTCTGGGCAGTGCCATGAAGAAGGAGCCATGCCCGCCTCATTACTTGGAATCATGTTTACAGTCAGCCTGTGCTAGGCCTAGTGATGGCAAGTGTGACAGAAGGCAAGTCAAGCGAAAAAATGTGGCAGAACACAGTGAAGAAAGGGTGAACTTGGGCTTCTTAAGCCTCTGA
- the CCNF gene encoding cyclin-F isoform X2 produces the protein MKAGVIHCRCSRCFSFPSKRRIRKRPRVLTLLSLPEDVLFHVLKGLPAEDILSVRAVHSHLKYLVDNHASVWACASFQEIWPSPQNLKMFERAAERGNFEAAVKLGIAYLYNEGLSISDEGRAEVNGLKASHFFSLAERLNVCAAPFIWLFIRPPWSLSGSCCKAVVYESLKAECQLEKAQKGSILHCLAKVLSLFEDEEKRKQSLEMFEESSKQGCLISSYLLWESNRKAAMSDPGRYLQSLRKLRDYAAKGCWEAQIALAKACGNGNQLGLEAKSSSEMVSQIFQASLPVSKQSIFTVQKGMNETMRYILIDWLVEVATMKDFSSLCLHMTVGCVDRYLKLRPVPRAQLQLLGIACMVICTRFISKEILTIREAVWLTDNTYKYEDLVRMMGEIISALEGKIRIPTIVDYKDVLSNIVSLERRTLHLYSFICELSLLNTSLCVYSPAQLAAGALLLAKILHRQAHPWTSQLSECTGFSLEDLLSCVLSLYQKCFHDDVPKDYRQVSLTAVKQRFEDERYEEIGKEKMMSYSQLCSLLGVKREDPEPSPLHTNAVEIQTFLSSPSGKRTKRRREDSIKDDRGSFVTTPTAELSTQEESLLDNFLDWSLDSCSGYEGDQESEGERDGDGNRSLRLQWKTSWNHPPPFPVVVIVKYFRSIHLFSFFILLQSMKSFYSCLVFQSESVFRCR, from the exons ATGAAGGCGGGCG tgattCACTGTAGATGTTCCAggtgtttttccttcccttcaaaGCGAAGGATAAGAAAACGGCCTCGAGTCCTGACGTTGTTAAGTCTGCCTGAAGATGTTCTGTTTCATGTTCTGAAAGGCCTTCCTGCTGAAGACATCCTCTCGGTCCGAGCT GTGCACTCGCATCTTAAATACCTTGTGGATAATCATGCTAGTGTTTGGGCATGTGCAAGTTTCCAAGAAATATGGCCTTCTCCACAGAATCTGAAGATGTTTGAAAG GGCTGCTGAAAGGGGTAACTTTGAAGCTGCTGTGAAGCTGGGGATAGCGTACCTGTACAATGAAGGCT tgtcCATCTCCGATGAGGGTCGTGCAGAAGTGAATGGATTAAAGGCATCTCACTTCTTCAGTCTGGCGGAGCGTTTGAATGTGTGCGCAGCCCCATTTATCTGGCTTTTTATCCGTCCTCCCTGGTCATTGAGTGGAAGCTGTTGTAAAGCTGTGGTCTATGAGAGTCTCAAAGCAGAGTGTCAGTTGGAGAAA GCTCAAAAAGGATCTATTCTCCACTGCTTGGCTAAGGTCTTGAGTCTCTTTGAG gatgaagaaaaaagaaaacaatcccTTGAAATGTTTGAAGAATCTTCAAAGCAGGGTTGTTTAATTAGCTCCTACCTCCTTTGGGAAAGTAAcagaaaggctgct ATGTCAGATCCTGGCAGATACCTCCAAAGTCTCAGGAAGCTACGAGACTATGCGGCAAAGggctgctgggaagcacag ATAGCTTTAGCCAAAGCTTGTGGGAATGGAAACCAACTAGGATTAGAAGCTAAATCTTCCAGTGAAATGGTGTCTCAAATCTTTCAAGCTTCCCTTCCTGTCAGCAAGCAAAGTATCTTCACTGTGCAGAAAGGAATGAATGAAACAATGAG GTACATCCTGATTGATTGGCTGGTAGAAGTGGCCACCATGAAAGACTTTTCTAGCCTATGCCTTCACATGACAGTGGGATGCGTGGATCGTTATTTGAAGCTGAGACCTGTACCTCGGGCTCAACTCCAACTTTTGGGAATAGCCTGCATGGTCATTTGCACACG CTTCATCAGCAAAGAGATCTTGACAATACGGGAAGCTGTGTGGCTAACGGACAACACATACAAGTATGAGGACTTGGTCAGAATGATGGGTGAAATCATTTCTGCCCTGGAAGGAAAGATAAGG ATACCTACCATTGTGGACTACAAAGACGTATTGTCAAACATAGTCTCACTAGAGAGAAGAACTCTTCACCTTTACAGCTTCATTTGTGAACTGTCACTCTTAAACACAAGCCTTTGTGTGTATTccccagctcagctggctgctggagcactACTGCTGGCTAAGATACTACATAGGCAAG CACACCCCTGGACCAGCCAGCTGTCTGAGTGCACCGGTTTCTCTCTCGAAGACCTGTTGTCCTGTGTGCTAAGCCTCTACCAAAAGTG TTTCCATGACGATGTCCCAAAGGATTATAGGCAGGTGTCCTTAACTGCTGTGAAACAACGATTTGAAGATGAGCGTTATGAAGAAATAGGCAAAGAAAAG aTGATGAGTTACAGCCAGCTCTGTTCATTGTTGGGTGTGAAACGGGAGGACCCAGAGCCCAGCCCCTTGCACACAAATGCGGTGGAGATTCAGACTTTCCTTAGCTCTCCCTCTGGAAAGAGAACTAAAAG gaggagggaagacaGCATTAAGGATGACAGAGGCAGCTTTGTGACCACACCCACAGCAGAGCTATCCACCCAGGAAGAAAGCCTTCTAGATAACTTCCTAGACTGGAGTTTGGATTCCTGCTCTGGCTATGAAGGTGATCAGGAAAGTGAAGGCGAGCGAGATGGAGACG GCAACAGAAGCCTGAGGCTTCAGTGGAAGACCAGTTGGAATCACCCTCCCCCTTTCCCAGTGGTTGtaattgttaaatattttagatcTATAcatctgttctctttctttataCTGCTTCAGAGCATGAAGAGCTTTTACAGCTGCTTGGTATTTCAAAGCGAGTCTGTTTTCAGATGCCGCTGA